The Methylomonas koyamae genome has a segment encoding these proteins:
- the mraZ gene encoding division/cell wall cluster transcriptional repressor MraZ, giving the protein MFRGISSISLDAKGRVAIPTRYREELQECCDRQLVVTVAVDDKCVGEPGCLWLYPLPEWEKLEQTISKLPTLNKMAGKLRRFVIGNASECEMDGQGRLLLPEKLREFAGLEKHIVLVGQLNKFEIWNEDAWKAKEREWMDGNDNEGLEELGSLSF; this is encoded by the coding sequence TTGTTTCGAGGCATTAGTTCAATCAGTTTGGATGCGAAAGGGCGCGTTGCGATTCCTACCCGCTATCGGGAGGAGTTACAGGAGTGCTGCGACCGCCAATTGGTTGTGACTGTTGCGGTCGACGACAAATGCGTGGGCGAGCCCGGCTGCCTCTGGCTTTACCCGTTGCCGGAATGGGAAAAACTGGAACAGACCATCAGCAAATTACCCACGCTGAACAAAATGGCCGGAAAGCTGCGCCGTTTTGTCATAGGCAACGCCTCGGAATGCGAAATGGATGGCCAGGGCCGGCTGTTGCTACCGGAAAAATTGCGCGAGTTCGCCGGCTTGGAAAAACACATTGTGCTGGTCGGCCAGCTCAACAAATTCGAGATTTGGAACGAAGACGCCTGGAAGGCGAAAGAACGGGAATGGATGGACGGTAACGACAACGAGGGCCTCGAAGAACTTGGCTCTTTGTCGTTTTGA
- the rsmH gene encoding 16S rRNA (cytosine(1402)-N(4))-methyltransferase RsmH, with product MPAHQTVLYAEALEQLAIKPDGTYLDCTFGRGGHSRGILAGLDESGRLLALDRDADAIASPEAKKLRQDPRFELHHASFAELAAVVGRKGYAGKIDGILMDLGVSSPQLDIAERGFSFLRDGPLDMRMDTGRGMSAADYLARVEENELVRILFEYGEERFAKRIARAIVSQRQQAPITTTLELARLIEHSVPFRDKHKHPATRSFQAIRIEVNQELEQIKAGLQQALDTLAPGGRLVVISFHSLEDRIVKRFIRDQSGAKTDPGKLPVREQDIEQGQLRKIGKSIRAQAQELRNNPRARSAVMRVAEKR from the coding sequence ATGCCGGCCCACCAGACCGTTTTATACGCCGAAGCGCTTGAGCAACTCGCGATAAAACCGGACGGAACCTATCTGGATTGCACTTTCGGCCGCGGCGGCCATAGCCGCGGCATTTTGGCCGGTTTGGACGAATCGGGCCGGTTGCTGGCACTGGATAGAGATGCGGATGCGATTGCCAGCCCGGAAGCGAAGAAATTGCGCCAGGACCCCAGATTCGAACTGCACCACGCCAGCTTTGCCGAATTGGCCGCAGTGGTCGGACGCAAAGGATATGCCGGCAAGATCGACGGGATTTTGATGGACTTGGGCGTATCGTCGCCGCAACTGGACATCGCCGAGCGCGGTTTCAGTTTTCTACGCGACGGGCCATTGGACATGAGAATGGATACCGGACGCGGCATGTCGGCGGCGGATTATCTGGCTCGGGTTGAAGAAAACGAACTGGTGCGGATTTTATTCGAATACGGCGAAGAACGGTTTGCCAAACGCATCGCCCGCGCGATCGTCAGCCAGCGCCAACAGGCTCCGATTACGACCACGCTGGAATTGGCGAGATTGATAGAACACAGCGTACCGTTTCGCGACAAGCACAAACATCCTGCCACGCGCAGTTTCCAGGCGATCAGGATCGAAGTCAACCAGGAGTTGGAACAGATAAAAGCCGGTTTGCAGCAAGCGCTCGACACGTTGGCGCCGGGCGGGCGGCTGGTGGTCATTTCTTTCCACTCGCTGGAAGACCGGATCGTCAAACGGTTTATCCGCGACCAATCCGGCGCGAAGACCGACCCCGGCAAATTGCCGGTCAGAGAACAAGACATAGAACAAGGGCAGCTACGCAAAATCGGCAAGTCGATTCGTGCCCAAGCGCAGGAACTGCGCAATAACCCCAGAGCGCGCAGCGCGGTAATGCGAGTCGCGGAGAAGCGTTAA
- a CDS encoding NAD(P)H-dependent glycerol-3-phosphate dehydrogenase produces MPPSISILGAGSWGTALAIQAARNGCATSLWGHNPQHIAALQRARENHRYLPGAQFPVTLELTGDIGKAVAFSPLLLISVPSHAFRDTLATIKPLLAEKPMIAWATKGFDGRDGALLSRVVAEILGEDIETAALSGPTFAGEVAADLPTAVTVASASDAFSSRLSAILHNQRFRVYTSRDIIGVQVGGACKNVLAIAAGIADGLGFGANTRAALITRGLTEIMRLGIRLGGQADTFMGLAGLGDLILTCTDDQSRNRRFGLALGRGLGQPQALAQINQEVEGISAARETFGLSQKYGVEMPITEQVYNVLFENLPPKQAVQNLLNRDQKPEQA; encoded by the coding sequence ATGCCGCCATCAATCAGCATCCTGGGCGCCGGATCATGGGGAACCGCCTTGGCGATCCAAGCGGCCAGAAATGGCTGCGCCACATCGCTATGGGGACATAATCCGCAACACATCGCAGCGTTGCAGCGAGCCCGCGAAAACCACCGTTACCTGCCCGGCGCCCAATTCCCGGTGACTCTCGAGCTTACCGGCGACATCGGCAAGGCGGTAGCGTTTAGCCCGCTGCTGTTGATTTCGGTTCCGAGTCACGCCTTCCGCGATACTTTGGCAACCATAAAACCCTTGCTAGCGGAAAAACCGATGATCGCCTGGGCGACCAAAGGTTTCGACGGCCGCGATGGCGCCCTGTTAAGCCGGGTCGTTGCCGAAATTCTGGGTGAGGATATCGAGACCGCCGCACTATCCGGGCCGACTTTCGCCGGCGAAGTAGCCGCCGATCTGCCCACCGCAGTGACTGTGGCCTCGGCATCCGATGCCTTTTCCTCCCGCCTCAGTGCGATACTGCACAACCAGCGCTTCCGGGTCTACACCAGCCGCGACATCATCGGCGTCCAGGTCGGCGGCGCCTGCAAAAACGTTTTGGCTATCGCAGCCGGAATCGCCGACGGCCTGGGCTTCGGCGCCAACACGCGCGCAGCACTGATCACTCGAGGCCTGACCGAAATCATGCGCCTCGGCATCCGCCTTGGTGGCCAAGCCGACACCTTTATGGGCCTGGCCGGCCTAGGCGACTTGATCCTGACCTGCACCGACGACCAATCCCGCAACCGCCGCTTCGGACTGGCGCTGGGACGCGGACTCGGCCAGCCCCAGGCGCTAGCGCAAATCAACCAGGAAGTGGAAGGCATCTCCGCCGCCCGCGAAACCTTCGGGCTATCGCAAAAATACGGAGTCGAAATGCCTATCACCGAGCAGGTCTATAACGTGCTCTTCGAGAATCTCCCACCCAAACAAGCCGTACAGAATCTGCTGAACCGGGACCAAAAGCCCGAACAAGCCTGA
- a CDS encoding rhodanese-like domain-containing protein translates to MNAPIEQYIEFATNHYLLVFALVCVIFLLIQDLIANSFNKYENISPLIAVTKMNSDDVVVLDVREQHEFTKSHIENALNIPLGKVEEQLTALEKHKKHPLIVTCQTGARSTAACKTLTKAGFEQVYNMIGGMQSWEDNKLPIKLGKTKD, encoded by the coding sequence ATGAATGCACCCATAGAACAATATATCGAATTTGCCACCAACCATTATTTGCTGGTATTTGCACTGGTCTGCGTAATTTTCCTGCTCATTCAGGACTTGATTGCCAATTCTTTCAATAAGTACGAAAACATCTCGCCGCTGATCGCCGTCACCAAAATGAATAGCGACGACGTTGTGGTCCTGGACGTCCGGGAACAGCACGAATTCACCAAAAGCCATATCGAGAATGCGCTGAACATCCCGCTCGGCAAAGTCGAAGAACAGCTGACCGCACTGGAAAAACACAAAAAACACCCACTGATCGTTACCTGCCAAACCGGAGCCCGTTCGACCGCCGCTTGCAAAACCCTGACCAAAGCCGGCTTCGAACAGGTCTACAACATGATTGGCGGCATGCAGTCATGGGAAGATAACAAACTGCCGATCAAGCTCGGCAAAACCAAAGATTAA
- the secB gene encoding protein-export chaperone SecB has protein sequence MAENNASSEKQFIIQKIYTKDISFETPNSPKIFTQKWEPALDLNLGTNVLPIENSMFEVSLTLTVTVKVGESTAYLVEVNQSGVFLIAGFTEQEMGPMLGSFCPNILFPYAREVISDLVSKGGFPQLILAPVNFDALYMQHLQQTQQSPQNSETKTLN, from the coding sequence ATGGCCGAAAATAACGCATCCAGCGAAAAACAATTCATCATTCAAAAGATCTACACCAAAGACATTTCTTTTGAAACCCCAAACTCACCAAAAATATTCACCCAAAAATGGGAACCGGCGCTGGACCTCAACCTCGGTACTAACGTATTACCTATCGAAAACTCAATGTTCGAAGTCTCGCTGACATTGACCGTAACCGTCAAAGTCGGCGAAAGCACAGCCTACCTGGTTGAAGTCAACCAGTCCGGCGTGTTTCTGATCGCCGGCTTTACCGAGCAGGAAATGGGGCCCATGCTGGGTAGCTTTTGCCCGAACATCCTGTTTCCCTACGCTCGCGAAGTGATTTCCGACTTGGTCAGCAAAGGCGGATTCCCGCAATTGATCCTGGCTCCGGTCAATTTCGACGCTCTGTACATGCAACATCTGCAGCAGACACAACAATCTCCGCAAAACAGCGAAACAAAAACCCTGAACTAA
- the ftsL gene encoding cell division protein FtsL: protein MVFARNILLTILVAALLISGIAVIYSKYQSRLLFIDIQKKEKELDDYEVEWGRLQLELTTLTEENRVEVEARSRLMLTLPAQDKIIYIKP from the coding sequence ATGGTATTTGCACGAAACATCCTGCTAACGATATTGGTGGCGGCGCTGCTGATTTCCGGCATTGCCGTCATTTACAGCAAGTACCAATCGCGCCTGCTGTTTATCGATATCCAAAAAAAGGAAAAAGAACTCGACGATTACGAAGTCGAATGGGGACGTTTACAACTGGAATTGACCACGCTGACCGAAGAAAACCGGGTTGAAGTCGAAGCCAGATCGCGGCTAATGCTGACCCTGCCGGCGCAAGACAAAATTATATACATCAAGCCGTAA